A portion of the Cryptomeria japonica chromosome 5, Sugi_1.0, whole genome shotgun sequence genome contains these proteins:
- the LOC131028815 gene encoding xyloglucan endotransglucosylase/hydrolase protein 2, which yields MMNSSKQNSLSCCYTNIFVIVFLLFFTFSSSELASQNFSSLFDQNYNVTWGGYHVRYFDKRRIVQLVLDQSSGSGFVSKNKYLFGNFTMKMKLIHGDSSGTVTAYYLTTGDISGHDEVDFEFLGDKSGKFYRLQTNVFVDGEGEREERMRLWFDPTTDFHEYSILWDPNQILFMVDNNPIRVFKNLQKSIGVPYPSMKSMQVVASLWNGEDWATNGGKGKIKWKYSPFHVSFVGFDIQGCIQNQDEAANINTTTSNSTSCTGNGDNYPLTGPYSPKKLILNQSESLKHVRRYYITYSYCSDKMRFNHTPPECFYNSF from the exons ATGATGAATTCTAGTAAACAGAATTCTCTTTCCTGCTGCTATACCAATATATTTGTAATAGTGTTTCTTTTGTTCTTTACATTTTCTAGTTCTGAATTGGCTTCTCAGAATTTTTCAAGCCTGTTTGATCAGAATTACAATGTGACATGGGGAGGATATCATGTGAGGTATTTTGACAAAAGAAGAATTGTTCAGCTTGTCTTAGATCAGTCTTCTG GATCAGGATTTGTTTCCAAAAACAAGTATCTGTTTGGAAACTTCACCATGAAAATGAAGCTCATTCATGGAGATTCTTCAGGCACAGTGACAGCGTACTAT CTAACAACAGGAGATATCTCTGGTCACGATGAAGTAGACTTTGAGTTTCTTGGGGATAAGAGTGGAAAATTCTATAGACTGCAAACAAATGTTTTTGTAGATGGGGAGGGTGAGAGGGAGGAAAGAATGAGGCTTTGGTTTGATCCCACTACAGATTTTCATGAGTATTCAATTCTCTGGGATCCCAACCAGATACT ATTCATGGTGGATAACAATCCTATTCGTGTGTTCAAGAACTTACAGAAGAGCATAGGAGTTCCATACCCTTCAATGAAATCTATGCAAGTGGTTGCAAGCCTTTGGAATGGAGAAGACTGGGCAACAAATggtggaaaaggaaaaataaaatggaAATACTCTCCATTCCATGTTTCCTTTGTAGGTTTTGATATCCAAGGTTGCATTCAGAACCAAGATGAAGCAGCAAACATCAATACTACTACCTCTAATTCAACTTCTTGCACAGGTAATGGTGACAATTATCCTTTGACAGGCCCATACTCTCCTAAGAAGTTGATATTAAATCAGTCAGAGTCTCTTAAACATGTGAGGAGATATTATATTACTTATTCTTATTGCTCTGATAAGATGAGATTCAACCATACTCCTCCGGAATGCTTTTACAATAGCTTCTAG